Proteins found in one Desulfatirhabdium butyrativorans DSM 18734 genomic segment:
- a CDS encoding FAD-dependent oxidoreductase → MKPSNPSPHNSTVLVVGGGIGGIRCALDLAASGKNVLMVDKANTIGGLMTQLDRTFPTNNCDLCTISPDVSEESRSRHIEWMPLTELAALEGEAGRFTATLHTMPRYIDTALCTACGECQRQFPECVEFKPGLDHRAPTCMRYPQATPQAYRIDPARVRDWEALARCCPAGAIRPEDTEKRAEVGVGSVVLAMGASIFDPAVLDNFSYGKDPDVVTSLEYERILSASGPTGGNLVCPSNGRVPEKIAWIQCVGSRGLQKNAMPYCSSACCMFALKEATVTKERFQQSIDTAIFYMDIRTFGKDYELYYERCRSQYGIRFVRSRPHSVFRKPGEDRLTVTYASEEASAMIEDKFDLVVLSTGFHTSAELQAMAKAIGVELNAYGFAASAPFDPVATSRPGVYVCGMFESPKDIPETMIQASAAACRASAHVEKAIEAPADPEAEIPEEIPEIDVSGQDPRIGVFICECGENIGGVIDVADLTEFSAKLPGVVVSRAVGHGCSRGSMEAIRESIIENRLNRVVIGGCSPRTHEIRFQDLIRKAGLNRNLLEIANLRDQDTWVHYDHLQDAKAKARQLMWAAVSSVRKARALADNRLEMNPDVLVVGGGVAGMSASLRLADQGKRVFLVERRSMLGGTANLVHKTIEGDDVTSFVRDLVEKTMNHPNIQVITSAFIVDHSGIPGLFKTGLQIGPKMFYRQISHGATILATGAIPNRPELYLLGRHPAVMTQLDADAILAEQADSVKNWNTVVMIQCVGSRVPGNPNCSRICCQAAIKNALAIKAVHPEARIFVLYRDIRTYGFQELYYQKAREAGVVFVRYEPENPPVVSADGAQVEVTFHDPIIDRRLAVSADALLLSTGFAVDEESAEDLAAIFRLPRTPDGYFLEDHIKLRPVDLPVPGFFVAGTAHAPKSIRESVAQAEAAASRAMTMLSKQTVELPSAVAHVDSKRCAACLICVRVCPFGVPFINADGYSQIDPVRCRGCGLCASECPAKAIQLMKFEDDQILEKLNGLLERMVL, encoded by the coding sequence ATGAAACCATCGAATCCATCCCCACACAACAGCACCGTCCTGGTTGTCGGCGGCGGCATCGGCGGCATCCGCTGCGCCCTGGACCTGGCCGCATCCGGAAAGAACGTGCTGATGGTCGACAAGGCCAACACGATCGGCGGGCTGATGACCCAGCTCGACCGGACGTTTCCAACCAACAATTGCGATCTGTGCACCATTTCACCGGACGTCTCCGAAGAGAGCCGGAGCCGCCACATCGAATGGATGCCGCTGACTGAACTGGCCGCCCTGGAGGGGGAAGCCGGCCGGTTTACCGCAACGCTCCACACCATGCCCCGTTACATCGATACGGCGCTATGCACGGCCTGCGGCGAGTGCCAGAGGCAGTTTCCCGAATGCGTCGAATTCAAGCCGGGGCTTGACCACCGGGCGCCCACCTGCATGCGCTATCCGCAGGCAACGCCCCAGGCCTACCGGATCGATCCGGCCAGGGTGCGGGACTGGGAAGCCCTGGCGCGCTGCTGCCCGGCAGGGGCCATCCGGCCGGAGGATACGGAAAAGCGCGCCGAGGTCGGTGTCGGCTCCGTTGTCTTGGCCATGGGCGCTTCCATTTTCGATCCGGCCGTATTGGATAATTTTAGCTACGGCAAGGATCCCGATGTGGTCACAAGCCTCGAGTACGAGCGGATTCTGTCCGCATCCGGGCCGACCGGCGGCAACCTCGTCTGCCCATCGAACGGCCGCGTTCCGGAAAAAATCGCGTGGATCCAGTGCGTGGGCTCCCGGGGGCTCCAGAAAAATGCGATGCCCTATTGTTCGAGCGCCTGCTGTATGTTCGCCCTCAAGGAAGCCACCGTCACCAAGGAGCGGTTCCAGCAGAGCATCGATACGGCCATTTTCTACATGGACATCCGAACCTTCGGGAAAGACTACGAGCTTTACTACGAGCGATGCCGCAGCCAGTATGGCATCCGTTTCGTGCGCAGCCGGCCCCACAGTGTTTTCCGCAAACCCGGGGAAGACCGGCTGACCGTGACCTACGCTTCGGAGGAAGCCTCCGCCATGATCGAGGACAAATTCGATCTGGTCGTTCTTTCCACCGGATTCCATACGTCTGCCGAGCTTCAGGCCATGGCTAAAGCCATCGGCGTCGAGCTGAACGCTTACGGGTTTGCGGCAAGCGCGCCTTTCGACCCGGTGGCCACATCGCGCCCCGGGGTCTATGTCTGCGGGATGTTCGAAAGCCCCAAGGATATCCCCGAAACCATGATCCAGGCCAGTGCCGCGGCCTGCCGGGCATCGGCCCATGTGGAAAAGGCCATCGAGGCGCCAGCGGATCCGGAAGCGGAAATCCCGGAAGAAATCCCCGAGATCGATGTAAGCGGTCAGGATCCGCGGATCGGGGTGTTCATCTGTGAGTGCGGCGAAAACATCGGCGGTGTGATCGACGTGGCGGATCTGACTGAATTTTCGGCCAAGCTGCCCGGTGTGGTGGTTTCCCGCGCTGTCGGGCACGGCTGCTCGCGGGGCTCCATGGAAGCCATTCGGGAGAGCATCATCGAGAACCGGCTGAACCGCGTCGTCATCGGCGGCTGCTCGCCCAGGACCCATGAAATCCGCTTTCAGGACCTCATCCGCAAAGCCGGCCTCAACCGGAACCTGCTCGAAATCGCCAACCTGCGGGATCAGGATACCTGGGTTCACTATGACCATCTGCAGGACGCCAAGGCCAAGGCCAGGCAATTGATGTGGGCGGCCGTTTCCTCGGTGCGAAAAGCTCGCGCCCTGGCGGACAACCGCCTCGAAATGAATCCGGATGTACTGGTGGTCGGCGGCGGTGTGGCCGGCATGAGCGCAAGTCTTCGATTGGCCGACCAGGGGAAGCGCGTGTTTCTGGTGGAGCGCCGATCGATGCTCGGCGGAACGGCGAACCTGGTTCACAAGACCATCGAGGGCGATGATGTGACCTCCTTCGTCCGGGATCTCGTCGAAAAGACCATGAACCACCCCAACATCCAGGTGATCACCAGCGCCTTCATCGTCGATCACAGCGGCATCCCGGGTCTCTTCAAGACAGGACTCCAGATCGGGCCCAAAATGTTCTACCGCCAGATCAGCCACGGGGCGACCATTCTCGCTACAGGCGCCATTCCCAACCGGCCCGAACTGTATCTGCTGGGCCGGCATCCGGCCGTAATGACCCAGCTCGATGCCGACGCCATCCTGGCGGAGCAGGCGGATAGCGTAAAGAACTGGAACACGGTGGTGATGATCCAGTGTGTCGGATCGCGCGTACCGGGCAATCCGAACTGCTCGCGCATCTGCTGCCAGGCGGCCATCAAAAACGCCCTCGCCATCAAGGCCGTTCATCCGGAAGCCCGGATTTTCGTGCTCTACCGGGATATTCGTACCTACGGTTTCCAGGAACTTTACTACCAGAAGGCCCGGGAAGCCGGTGTCGTCTTCGTGCGGTATGAGCCGGAGAATCCGCCGGTGGTGAGCGCCGATGGCGCTCAGGTGGAAGTCACCTTCCATGACCCCATCATCGATCGCCGGCTGGCCGTTTCCGCCGATGCGCTGCTACTGAGCACCGGTTTTGCGGTGGACGAAGAATCCGCCGAGGACCTGGCCGCCATCTTCCGCCTGCCCAGAACGCCGGACGGCTATTTCCTGGAGGATCACATCAAACTGCGGCCCGTCGATCTGCCGGTCCCCGGCTTTTTCGTCGCCGGAACGGCCCATGCGCCCAAGTCCATCCGCGAAAGTGTGGCGCAGGCCGAAGCTGCAGCCTCCAGGGCCATGACCATGCTCAGCAAACAAACCGTGGAGCTGCCTTCTGCAGTGGCCCATGTCGATTCCAAACGCTGTGCGGCATGCCTTATCTGCGTGCGGGTATGCCCCTTCGGGGTGCCCTTCATCAATGCGGACGGCTACTCCCAGATCGATCCCGTCCGGTGCCGC